The segment TCGTTATAACCCATTTTGAGAAGATTTTCTACCTCTTCAATTAAACCATCTTCAATCATCTTAATAAATCTTTCGTTAATCTTTTTATACAAAATTTCTCTTTCTAAGTTTAAACCAATATAAAGGGGTTCATATTTACTTTCTCTTTTTTGGTTAAGAAAATAAGAAAAAGGCTTATTAGTAAGATAATAAACTTCTAAGGCACGAATAATTCTTTGGGAGTCATTTGGATGGATTCTTTGGGCGCTTATCTCATCTACTTTTTTCAATTCTTCATAAAGAATTGGTAATGGCTTCTTTTTTAACTCTTCCCGCAATTTTAAGTCTACTGGTGGTGCCTCAAAAAAAGGCGAGAATAATGCCTTAAAATAAAGACCACTACCACCAACCATTAAAAATCTCTTATTTCTTTTTTTTAATTCTTCAATTATCCTCTCTGTCTCCTGGGCGTAATCATAGGCTGAATAATACTTATCCGGAGTGATTATATCTATCATATAAAATTCATATTTTCTTCTAATCTCTAATGGTGGTTTGGCTGTTCCAATATCTAAATATTTATAAATCTGCCGAGAATCGCAGGAGATAATTGAAAAATTATATTTTTCAACCAATAACAAAGAAACCTCAGTTTTACCAACACCGGTTGGACCACAAAGACAAGGGATAAGGGTTTTCATTTTAGATATTTTATTTGAAAAAACCAAGTTTTTCAATTATAATAATTTTCTTATGATAATTGCCGATTTACATATCCATTCCTTATATTCGAGAGCCACAAGTCGGGATATGGAAATCAACCGATTAATAGAATACGCGAAATACAAAGGCATCAAACTGTTAGGAACCGGAGATTTTACCCATCCGGAATGGCTAAAATTATTAAAAAAGGAATTAAAGGAAATTGGTGAAATTGGTTTATGTGAAAAAGAAGGAATTTATTTTATTTTACAAACGGAAGTAAGTAATATCTATCAACAGGATGGAAAATTGAGAAGAATTCATAATCTTCTTTATACTTCCTCTTTTGAAAAAGTAGAGAAGATCAATAATTTTCTTGCTAAATATGGCGATTTGGCGAGTGACGGCAGACCCACATTAAATCTATCTTCCTATGATATGGTAAGATTTTTAAAAGAGATTGATCCCGATTGTTTTGTTGTACCTGCCCATATTTGGACACCCCATTTTTCATTATTTGGTAGTGTTGCTGGTTTTGATTCGATTGAGGAATGTTTTTTAGATTTAACTAACGAAATCTTTGCTTTGGAGACCGGTCTTTCTTCTGACCCAAAAATGAATTGGCGACTTTCTTCTCTGGATAGATTTAGTTTGGTTTCCAATTCCGATGCCCATTCACCCCAGAAAATCGGAAGAGAGGCTAATGTTTTTGATTTGGAAAAGATTTCTTATTTTGAAATTAAGGAAGTTTTAAAAAAGAAAGACAAAAAGAAGTTTTTATTCACGATTGAATTTTTCCCCGAAGAAGGGAAGTATCATTATGATGGCCATCGGAATTGTAATATCCGGTTGTCGCCAAAAGAAAGTATTATCAATAATGATTTGTGTCCTGTCTGCGGAAAGAAAGTAACTGTTGGAGTTTTACATCGGGTAGAATTATTAGCGGATCGCGAAGAAGGTTATCTTCCGGAAAATGCTGTTCCTTTCAAAAATTTAATTCCCTTGGATGAAATAATTGCTGATGCCTTGAATGTCGGTAAAGAGAGTGTGGCAGTAAAGAATCTTTATTTAGAGATGGTTAAGAAAATTGCTCCGGAATTTGAAATTTTATTAAATGTACCGATTGAAGAGATAAAGAAAAATTATCCGAAAATTGGTGAAGGAATTGAAAAGATGCGTAAAGGAGAGATTAAGATTTTACCGGGTTACGATGGTGTTTTTGGCGAGATAAGAATTTTTGAAAAGAAAGAAGAAAAAAAAGAAGGGCAAAAAACTTTGTTTTGAATAGAAGGAGGATTTTATGAAAGAACGAAAAAGAGTGATTATAATGGGTGCCGGTGGCCGAGATTTTCATAATTTTAATATCTATTTTAAAAATAATCCCGATTATGAAGTTGTCGCTTTTACCCAAACCCAAATTCCGGAAATAGAAGGAAGAATCTATCCCAAAGAGTTGGCTGGTGATTTATATCCGGAGGGCATTCCTTTATATTCTGAAAAAGAACTTGTTAATTTAATTAAGGAGAAAAATGTTTCTTTAGTTGTTTTTTCTTACTCCGATGTCGATTATGACTATGTAATGAAAAGGGCGGAAATGGCGATGAGTGCTGGTGCTTCTTTTATGTTACTTGGTCCGAAAGACACAATGTTAGAAAGTAAAAAACCGGTAATTGCTATTTGTGCAGTAAGAACTGGTGCTGGCAAAAGTCCATTAACAAGGAAGATTTGTGAAATTTTAAAAAAGAAAAATATTAATTTTTGTGTTGTCCGCCATCCAATGGCTTATGGTGATTTTAAAAGGCAGACAATCCAAAAGTTTGAGAAAATGGAAGATTTGGATTACTATCAAGCGACTATTGAAGAAAGAGAAGAATATGAGCCCCATATCAAAATGGGAAATACCGTTTTTGCCGGTGTTGATTACAAGGAGATTTTAAGAAAGGCAGAAGAAGAGTTTTCTTTGATTGTCTGGGACGGTGGCAATAATGACTTCCCCTTTTTTAAACCTAACCTTCTCTTCGTTGTCTGCGATCCTTTACGGGCTGGTGACGAAATTAGTTATCATCCGGGTTTTGCTTTATTCCAAATGGCAGATGTGCTTTGTATCTCCAAGGTCTCCAGTGCCAAAAAAGAACAGGTAAAAATCTTGAAAGATAATATTAAAAAATATAATAAAGATACTGAGATAATATTGGCTGATTTGGTTCCTAAATTAAAAGAGGAAAATATAAAAATAAAAAGAGGTAAAAAAGCAATCGTGGTAGAAGATGGACCAACCACTACTCACGGCAATATGCCTTATGGTGCCGGTTATCTTTATGCCCAAAAATTAGGACTAAAAATAATTGAACCGCAGAAATATGCTTATGGAATTTATAAAAAAATTTATAAAGAATATCCCCACTTAAAATATGTGGTTCCAGCAATTGGTTATCGGGAAAACCAGATCTTTGATTTGAAAAGGACATTAGAAAGAGCAAAAGTGGATTACATTATCTCGGCGACACCAATTGATTTAAATAGAGTAATTAAAGTAGATAAACCAATTATCCATATTGAATATTATTTTCAAGAGAAGACAAAAAAACTTGAAAAAATATTAGACTCTTTTCTTAAAAGCAGTAATCTCTCTTAATCTTTTTACGACTTTTATTACTACTTCTATCGTGTAATCTATTTCTTCTTTGGTGTTTTCTCTTCCCAAGGAAAATCTTACTGGCGAGTTAATATATTCTATCGGAACATTCATCGCTTTTAATACGTGGGAAGGTTCTGGTTCACCAGAAGCACAGGCGCTACCACTGGCAACCGCAATTCCTTCTAAATCTAAATTAACCAATAAGGCTTCACCTTCCACATAACCAAAAGAGATATTGGTA is part of the candidate division WOR-3 bacterium genome and harbors:
- a CDS encoding endonuclease Q family protein — encoded protein: MIIADLHIHSLYSRATSRDMEINRLIEYAKYKGIKLLGTGDFTHPEWLKLLKKELKEIGEIGLCEKEGIYFILQTEVSNIYQQDGKLRRIHNLLYTSSFEKVEKINNFLAKYGDLASDGRPTLNLSSYDMVRFLKEIDPDCFVVPAHIWTPHFSLFGSVAGFDSIEECFLDLTNEIFALETGLSSDPKMNWRLSSLDRFSLVSNSDAHSPQKIGREANVFDLEKISYFEIKEVLKKKDKKKFLFTIEFFPEEGKYHYDGHRNCNIRLSPKESIINNDLCPVCGKKVTVGVLHRVELLADREEGYLPENAVPFKNLIPLDEIIADALNVGKESVAVKNLYLEMVKKIAPEFEILLNVPIEEIKKNYPKIGEGIEKMRKGEIKILPGYDGVFGEIRIFEKKEEKKEGQKTLF
- a CDS encoding cyclic 2,3-diphosphoglycerate synthase, producing the protein MKERKRVIIMGAGGRDFHNFNIYFKNNPDYEVVAFTQTQIPEIEGRIYPKELAGDLYPEGIPLYSEKELVNLIKEKNVSLVVFSYSDVDYDYVMKRAEMAMSAGASFMLLGPKDTMLESKKPVIAICAVRTGAGKSPLTRKICEILKKKNINFCVVRHPMAYGDFKRQTIQKFEKMEDLDYYQATIEEREEYEPHIKMGNTVFAGVDYKEILRKAEEEFSLIVWDGGNNDFPFFKPNLLFVVCDPLRAGDEISYHPGFALFQMADVLCISKVSSAKKEQVKILKDNIKKYNKDTEIILADLVPKLKEENIKIKRGKKAIVVEDGPTTTHGNMPYGAGYLYAQKLGLKIIEPQKYAYGIYKKIYKEYPHLKYVVPAIGYRENQIFDLKRTLERAKVDYIISATPIDLNRVIKVDKPIIHIEYYFQEKTKKLEKILDSFLKSSNLS
- the miaA gene encoding tRNA (adenosine(37)-N6)-dimethylallyltransferase MiaA; the protein is MKTLIPCLCGPTGVGKTEVSLLLVEKYNFSIISCDSRQIYKYLDIGTAKPPLEIRRKYEFYMIDIITPDKYYSAYDYAQETERIIEELKKRNKRFLMVGGSGLYFKALFSPFFEAPPVDLKLREELKKKPLPILYEELKKVDEISAQRIHPNDSQRIIRALEVYYLTNKPFSYFLNQKRESKYEPLYIGLNLEREILYKKINERFIKMIEDGLIEEVENLLKMGYNENSPGLRTIGYQEVVLYLKGKLKKEEMIALAQKNTRNYAKRQLTWFKREKVNWLLNHSKEETFLKIAEILKKYNLI